Genomic segment of Benincasa hispida cultivar B227 chromosome 1, ASM972705v1, whole genome shotgun sequence:
ACTTGTAATTTgaggaaaataaaacaaacaaataacttgCAAAAGAAGATAACTAAGAGCTTGTACTATATTTGAGGGTATTAATTATAGTATTCATTGATTAAGTTGAGAATTAAAATGGATAAAATTGCAAGTCCCACCTTAATCCCTATTAAAATGGATTGATTTATCGAAAAATCAGCACGTGGGAACCCAAATGATAATGCACAGACTGGAAACTCCGCCAAAATTCCTTCCATTTCAATTCAATCGAAATTCTTCATCCTCCTCCAAATTCTTAACAATCCCACCAACTTCCATTTTTTCCTTTGATCTATTACCGGCAGCTCACCAGTGATGTCGATTCTTACGATCGGCAGGAGGAGGATTTCGCCGAGGACCGCTTGGGCCACCGGTCGCCGGTTACTCTCTCCCTTCACTTATCAAGGTTCTTCTGCTTCAATCTCTCAGTTGCCGTCCGACCAGACGCCCAAATCCCTTCCACAGCCATTTCCTCAGCTTGCATCCGCTAGTTCCGGTCGTGCGTGGCTTCATTCACATGCTAATCGTTTCGAGGTGAGTTCCATGGTTGGGATTTTTCCTCTCTGTTTGTCGTTTTCCTTTTATTGTTTGCGTTGTTCATGTGATTTCAGTTTCTTTGGATTCTGAGATAGCAGCGCTGTCGATGGTTCTATGTGTTTGTTGTGTCCGCTATGTTAGTCATCATTGTGAAGTGCTTCTCCTTGCAATTATCGGGACAAATTTAGGAATTAGGTGATTGTGAATGTAATTACGGAATTGATTCTTTATGTAGGCGAGTATAAAAGGCGTCTCGAAGATATGTCGATTTTCTAGCCAGGCTGTGGATGGTCTTCCAGTTTTTAGGTTGGTGGATATTCCTTTGGCGCAAACTGGTGAAGGAATTGCTGAATGTGAGCTTCTTAAATGGTTTGTGCAAGAGGTGAAACTAACAATACTTTTTTCCATCTTTCAACGAGGGTCCttttgttttggattttttttctggATTTCTTCAAACACTTACGTAATGTTCCAAGCCTAAGCTCAAATTGCTGCAATATTGCCTGTCATGTGAGAGCTGTTAGTGTTGCCTCTGTGTCTGGTTTACTGAGGATGCAGGACTAGTTCATGTGATTTCTATTCTGACAGTTGATTGATTGGATAATTTCTTATTAACTGTAGATGAATATTGatatttaatcttttggcaGGGGGATGAAGTTGAAGAGTTTCAACCACTTTGTGAAGTTCAGAGTGACAAAGCAACAATCGAAATAACTAGTCGCTACAAGGGAAAAGTTGGCCAACTTTTATATGTTCCAGGTGATATTGTGAAGGTGAGATTTCATCACCCAATTGTTAAGAATATGAACTCATGAAAAGTTTTGTAGTTTGTGAATGGAGAGTAAAAAGAATCATCACacattgaaatttgaatgtctATTTTCTGGAAAATTATTAAGTTGTCAATATATCAAATGAACAGATCGCTAAATGTTTTGTCTCCTTTATATCACAACGTTTTAGCTTGTAGGCTTCTTGCTGAGGTTTGATCGTTATATGTTATCATTATCAACCTTGATAATGTTTCTTCTCTTTTACTCTAGGCAAATTGATTACTGCCTAATTGTTAGGAAAGTACATTTTCCATTCATGCAAAAGCACTCTAGTGATATATTATCACAATATCACATTCCACagattgaaaagaaaagagactaatgTTTTGTCAAATGTTATCACAGGTTGGAGAAACTCTTTTAAAAGTATTCGTCGATGGTTGTGAGAATGAAATCCAGGTTTCAGGGTTAACTGAAGGGCATTTGGCAAAACCTGAAGTAATAGAGACCCAACAGGACAGAAACAAAATTTGTGGAGTTCTGTCCACGCCCCCTGTCCGTGATCTTGCTAAACAACATGGTATAGATATAAATGATGTCTGTGGAACTGGTACAGATGGAAGGGTATTGAAAGAAGATGTTCTTCAGTATGCTGTCGAAAAGGGAATTCTTGAAGAACAGGTTTCTTCTGCTGCTGGTTCTAGAGAGCAATTTGATGAGTCAGAGAACCACACTAATGCACCAGATGGAGTTAGGTGGAGCTCCGAGGATAAGAAAATTCAATTGAGGTAATATTCTTAGGGAGCTATAAGTAAGCTAAGAGTGAATGCTTATCTATATAAACATAATCATGCAATGAGCCGCTGGTACAACATGTCTTTTGATCATTAAAAAACAACTCCTGTTTGAAGCCCCCTTGGAACAACTGTCGTGTGcctttgaagttttttttttttctactggCAAAATAATCATTTCCTTTGCTATGTTCTAATTCTGTATAATTTGGTCGTGTGGTTTACTGGATTTAGAATTGTATGCAACTGATATGTGTTTTATTTTCAGAGGATTCCAACGAGCAATGGTTAAATCTATGACCAATGCTGCAAAGGTTCCCCATTTTCACTACGTAGAGGAGATCAATTGTGATGCACTTCTGGAACTTAAAGCATCTTTCCAAGGAAATACTACCGAACCAAATGTCAAACACACATCTCTTCCATTGTTGATAAAGTCGCTGTCTGTGGCAATGAGCAAATATCCGATGCTAAACAGTTGCTTCAATGAAGAGTCATTTGAGGTCACTCTCAAAGGTATGCAGTAGGGAGATGTTATGTTTGAATCGAATACGTTAAAGAATATGATCCCCTAGATTGGTCAACATGTTCTCCTGTTTTCAATGCCAAAGATGAAATCCTTTTAAACTCGAATTTTTCCGTTGTTCTTATTTGAATTACAATTACATTTATCTTTGGTGCTTGTAGGCTCCCATAATATTGGAATTGCCATGGCTACTCCACATGGTTTGGTTGTGCCAA
This window contains:
- the LOC120074321 gene encoding lipoamide acyltransferase component of branched-chain alpha-keto acid dehydrogenase complex, mitochondrial isoform X1 → MSILTIGRRRISPRTAWATGRRLLSPFTYQGSSASISQLPSDQTPKSLPQPFPQLASASSGRAWLHSHANRFEASIKGVSKICRFSSQAVDGLPVFRLVDIPLAQTGEGIAECELLKWFVQEGDEVEEFQPLCEVQSDKATIEITSRYKGKVGQLLYVPGDIVKVGETLLKVFVDGCENEIQVSGLTEGHLAKPEVIETQQDRNKICGVLSTPPVRDLAKQHGIDINDVCGTGTDGRVLKEDVLQYAVEKGILEEQVSSAAGSREQFDESENHTNAPDGVRWSSEDKKIQLRGFQRAMVKSMTNAAKVPHFHYVEEINCDALLELKASFQGNTTEPNVKHTSLPLLIKSLSVAMSKYPMLNSCFNEESFEVTLKGSHNIGIAMATPHGLVVPNIKNVQSLSVLEITKELSRLQLLAMDNKLSPGDISGGTITLSNIGAIGGKFGSPLLNLPEVSIIAIGRIKKVPQIADDGDVYPTSIMTVNVGADHRVLDGAAVAKFCNEWKRFIENPELLILHMR
- the LOC120074321 gene encoding lipoamide acyltransferase component of branched-chain alpha-keto acid dehydrogenase complex, mitochondrial isoform X2 produces the protein MSILTIGRRRISPRTAWATGRRLLSPFTYQGSSASISQLPSDQTPKSLPQPFPQLASASSGRAWLHSHANRFEGDEVEEFQPLCEVQSDKATIEITSRYKGKVGQLLYVPGDIVKVGETLLKVFVDGCENEIQVSGLTEGHLAKPEVIETQQDRNKICGVLSTPPVRDLAKQHGIDINDVCGTGTDGRVLKEDVLQYAVEKGILEEQVSSAAGSREQFDESENHTNAPDGVRWSSEDKKIQLRGFQRAMVKSMTNAAKVPHFHYVEEINCDALLELKASFQGNTTEPNVKHTSLPLLIKSLSVAMSKYPMLNSCFNEESFEVTLKGSHNIGIAMATPHGLVVPNIKNVQSLSVLEITKELSRLQLLAMDNKLSPGDISGGTITLSNIGAIGGKFGSPLLNLPEVSIIAIGRIKKVPQIADDGDVYPTSIMTVNVGADHRVLDGAAVAKFCNEWKRFIENPELLILHMR